One window of Zalophus californianus isolate mZalCal1 chromosome 3, mZalCal1.pri.v2, whole genome shotgun sequence genomic DNA carries:
- the LOC118356840 gene encoding 60S ribosomal protein L39, producing MSSHKTFRIKRFLAKKQKQNRPIPQWIRMKTGNKIRYNSKRRHWRRTKLGL from the coding sequence ATGTCTTCTCACAAGACTTTCAGAATCAAGCgattcctggccaagaaacaaaagcagaatcgtCCCATTCCCCAGTGGATTCGGATGAAAACTGGTAATAAGATCAGGTACAACTCCAAAAGGAGGCACTGGAGAAGAACCAAGCTGGGTCTGTAA